One stretch of Miscanthus floridulus cultivar M001 chromosome 18, ASM1932011v1, whole genome shotgun sequence DNA includes these proteins:
- the LOC136522784 gene encoding low temperature-induced protein lt101.2-like, with the protein MSSGGCSTCLEVIFAIVLPPLGVFFRYGCCSSEFFISLLLTALCYVPGIVYSLYVILRTPPEPPGIDGERPYDMLA; encoded by the exons ATGAGCTCCGGCGGCTGCTCGACCTGCCTCGAGGTCATCTTCGCCATCGTCCTCCCGCCGCTCGGAGTCTTCTTCCGCTACGGCTGCTGCAGC TCAGAGTTCTTCATCTCCCTCCTTCTGACGGCGCTGTGCTACGTCCCCGGCATCGTATACTCCCTCTACGTCATCCTCCGGACGCCGCCGGAACCGCCGGGCATCGACGGGGAGCGGCCCTACGACATGCTCGCCTGA